The Pirellulales bacterium genomic interval ACGTTTACTTTGCGTGGCATCAAGGAATCGCCGCCGTATTTTCATGACGGCCGCTTGCTAACCCTGGAGGATACGGTCGAGTTTTTCAACCTGGTATTGGAGTTGAAACTTACCGCTGGGGAAAAGCAGAATTTGGTCGGTTTCATGCGTCAGCTGTAGTGGCTGCTGGAGAACTGGATTGACGAGACCGAGCGGCGTACCTGGTTTCTCTCGCAAAACGCCGGCGACTTGTAAGTCGATGCGCTACCAAGCTTGCGACGATCGTGTTGTTCGCCCGCCCATGAGCTTTTCAGTCAATCGACTTTTGGGTTTCTCCGCACTGGTCCGCAGTTCATGCACGTCAGTTTCGACGACGTTCGTGTCGTGCGCGACAATCTGGCAGGGAGCGCACGCACAACACGCATACCGAACTGCTTATTTACCGATGCCGAGTTGGCTCACGTCGCCATTAGTGATAGAGAGGCCAAATCACAAGGCCTGCGCTATCGGACGCTAAAGCTTCCGATGGCCGCTATCATGCGCATTTGCACGCACAGTGATAACCGCGGCGTGATCAACGTCCTGATTGTCGACGATGATCTAAATCCTGGACTGCACAGCATTGGGTATGGGAGCGAACGAATTGACGGCGGCGGTGCAAGTTGCCGTGGTAGGCCACTTGTCCTACACGGTCTTTCGCGAAGGCATCTTTGCACACGCCACGACAGCCGACGGGCTGACAGCGCAATTCTCGGCGGCGCCGGCCGGACCTGACTCCCGTTAGTCCGCAGGCGGCCCGATACATCCAATCCGGATCACAGGAACCGGCGTCTGAATGGCGAAATGACCTCGAATACTGGTAAACTATCGAATCCTTGGCGAGACACGCTTTAACAAAGGAGACCTACCGATGAGGATCAAGAGACGTGGATCGGCTGCCTGGCAAGGGGGCATAAAAGACGGCAAAGGCACAATCTCGATCGAGAGCGGTGCGCTGAACGCTTACCCCTACGGCTTTGCCAGCCGTTTTGAAGGGCAGCGCGGAAGCAACCCCGAGGAGCTGATCGGCGCCGCGCACGCGAGCTGCTTCACCATGGCCTTGTCGCTGATCCTCGGCGAAGCCAAGCTCATCGCCACGCAGATGGACACGTCGGCCGAGGTTACATTGGATCAGGTCGAAGGGGGGTTTGCGATTACCGCCATTCATTTGACGTTGAAGGCCAAGATACCAGGGGCCGACCAGGCCACGTTCGAGCAACTCGCGGCGAAGGCCAAAGCCGGCTGCCCTGTCTCTAAGCTTTTCAAGGCGGACATCACGCTCGATGCGACCCTGCTTCCCTGATCCAACAGGCCTGGAATCATCGAGCCCTTGATTGAACGGCCATGAACCGTTCGGCGACAAGCGGCTTTAACGCCGATTGCCGGCTACGGTATAGTCCCGCCGTGATCATGCGAGCAAAAAACGAAACATGATGGCGAGGATCAACAGTGTTGCCAGTGCGCTCGCCGGCGACCAGAATCGCGTAAGCAGACCAAACAGGCCCGCACCGACAGCACATGAGATGATTATCATCGCAGGACGGCTCCAACAGCACCGGGCAGTTTGCCCAAAAGATACTTCCGATTATTCGCAACCATCCCATCCCGGAACCATTTGCCGATCGGCATACCGTCTTTGGGATAGGCCCTCGTCAAAGGGCTAGTCACCGGCCCGGCAGCAGGACGCCGCGGCCGGTACCGTCGTAAAGCCGAGAAAATACTCATGGAAAACCGGCGGAGACGTCCGGCCGGGTTGCTCTTGGTCTGTTTGCGTGTAGTCTTGAGAATGGCCGATTCGCGCTTGCCGTGGTTTGGCCAAGACAAGTGGCGCCGCTGATGAGCACTACCCGCGCCGCAGGACATCGTCGCAGGAAAAAGAGAGATTAGTTTGGATGGGTTGGCCGAGTGGTCGAAGGCGGCAGTCTTGAAAAGCATTAGCCGTCCCAATCCACTAGCGCCAATTTGCCAGGAAACCCTCGCAAACCAGGCGTTTTCATCACACTAGCCGCCGTCAGTAAATGCCTGTACAAACACATGTAAATGAGCGTTAGCAGGTATCATTGACACCTGCTCGGAAGGTCGGGGAGCCTACGATGGATGATTTTCAGAAAATGCTCGCGGAACTAGCCGAGAGCGTCGCGGCCTCGAACGCTGAACGTGAGGCGCGAAGGTTCGCCGCCGAATCGGCGCGAAATCAAAAAAACGCCCTAGCGGGGCAGGCCGCAGGCAACTTGCTCTCATCGGCGGCGGTGCCGATCATCGCGAGGATCATCGAGGCGCTCAAGATCGGCGGAGAAGCCGAAAGTGTGAAGATAGACAATATCGACTTCATCGTTACGCCGCCCGTCCAATCTGGCGATCTCAAAAAGTCGATCGGGGTCGGAGTCACATCGGCAGTTAGCCCTGAAGACGGCGAGACCTTCCTCATCGTCCACTGTGGCGTCGCAGTCTCCCAACAAAGATCGCAGATTGTACTTCGGTGTGGCTGTCACAATTCGTACGGACCCACGGCGGATCCTGCCATGGTTACAAAATGGCTTGAGGCGGCTATCGGCGACAAGGTGGCCGGGGCGTATCTTCGCGCGTAAATCTCCGGCCCTAGTCGCGACCGTAACCGCCGGGCGCGCTCCCGCTACATGTGTCAAATTCTGTCCCCTCGCGCCCTGCTCGCTCATCACCTCACATTGCTGCGCGCGCGTCCCATTTGGTTGTTCCCGAACCACGTCCAACTGGGGGTTCGGGCTTATCGCTAAGGGTGACAACCACAGAGATACAAGTTTTACGTAGGTCTAAATCGGATGTGCGTCAATAGCGTGCCTTAACTCGTACAAATCCGCCCCGCGAGTCGCCGTGTGTTTCCATCTTTTCCTTGACGTTCTCGCGACTACTTGATAGCTTCAGGTCGCGCGAAGAGGGCTTCGCGATTTGCACAGACATGTTCTTCCTGTTGAGCGCCTAGTGAAAACCGAATAAGAGTCATTTTCGACACTCTTACTTCTCTTGGTTTTCATTTTCAAGGTTGGTGAAACATGTCTCCTGCTCTATCTTTGCCCATTGGCCGCAGCATCTCAGTCCGCACTTTTGACATTCTTGTCCGTGCCTGCGTGGCCACCTTCGAGGTATCGGCAGCGGTCGCGGCACTCGTTCGAGTCGATGATCTGGGACCGATCACACTGGCAACCCGCCCAACAAGGGCAGCCACCGCGCGCTTCGCGCCTCGCGCTCGTCGCGGCTTGATCGTACGTGCGGCCTCGGCCTGATACTGTTGTCCCAAAATTCGCGGCGAGGGCCAGGCGATTGAAGCGAAGTATGTGTGCAAGCTCGCTCGGTCTGGAGCTATGTCGGCTTAGGTCGGTTTCGCGGGCGAACCTCTGTTCGCTCGAAGCAGACGCTTTCCTATTTGGGTAGCAGGGCTGACAGCGACAACGCTTCTCTCGGCAGAAATGCCAGGACTGCGATTTTCACCTCGCCAATTGAGCATATGAAGATTCTGCTCAACACCACTACACTCACGATTGGTGGCGCATTGCAACTGGCCACGTCGCTCATACGGGAAGCCCTGCGCCGTCCGTCAGACAT includes:
- a CDS encoding OsmC family protein, with translation MRIKRRGSAAWQGGIKDGKGTISIESGALNAYPYGFASRFEGQRGSNPEELIGAAHASCFTMALSLILGEAKLIATQMDTSAEVTLDQVEGGFAITAIHLTLKAKIPGADQATFEQLAAKAKAGCPVSKLFKADITLDATLLP